The genomic stretch CCGAGATGGAGTTTTTAAGTAGATTAGAGGGGGACGGCTTAAGCTATGAAAGCCTTTGGCAGAGAATATACAATGATATTCTAAAAACTAAGACCGTTGATTATTTTGTCAAAAGTAAGATAGAGTCCCATCCTCAAGAGATAGAAGAATACTATTTTGCTAACGAGGATGAGTTTATTGCTCCTGAGGCATTCAAGGTTGAAAAAATATATGTTAAAAAAATCGAAAATAGTAAGAATAGAATAGATCAGATAAGATTACTGATTGAAAAAAAGGTACCATTTGAGATTTTGGTTCAGAATCATAGCGATTCCTTGGCTGATAATGTAAGAGAAGGGGAGTGGCTTTTTAAGGGTAGGGTTAGTGAGGATATAGCTAATGCTGTCTTTGGTCTTAATGTCGGAGAGGTAAGCGATATAGTAGAGACTGAGAGTGCTTACTATATATTTAAAGTCGCGGCTAAGGCAGAAGCGCATTTAGAAAAGCTAGATAAGGTTAAGAATAGAGTCTATAATAGTCTATATCAGAAAAAATTCTCTGAGAAATATAATGAGTTTATCACAGAGCTTAAAGAGGATGCCCAAATCGACATTAAAATATAAGAAGATTTTGCTCTATACTCTGGGAGATCCAGCCGGAGTGGGTTCTGAGATAATCATTAAATCTTTAAGCCAAAGAGAGGTTCTTGACTCTGCTATACATCTTATAATTGCAGACCATAGATCTATTCTTCAGGCTGTTTCAATTTTAAAATCAAAGATCAGTTTAAATCCAATGACTGATTTTAATAGCAACCTCTTAGAAGCAGGTGCTTTAAATATCCTAGATCTCTCTAATGCGCCGGATGTAGAGCTGACTCGGCCTGATGCAGCCTCTGCTAAGGCAAGCCTGGAATACCTCGATAAAGCTGTAGATATAATTAAAAAATATGGATCAGATATAGCTTCATTGATAACTCTTCCGGTCTCTAAAGAGGAGATATCTTCATTGGGGGTAGGTTTTAAAGGGCATACAGAATATTTAAAGGAGAGATTTAGCGTAGATTCTGTATTGATGGTATTTTTAACCCCTGT from Candidatus Kaelpia aquatica encodes the following:
- a CDS encoding peptidyl-prolyl cis-trans isomerase, which gives rise to MKKFLMVPALLLLIVNISEAVLVNRVVAVVNGEVITESDLVRFAKKIAIARNIDLAQMDRAAEDKVVRESLNELIEDMLILSYAKRLGLGINEKAVEKRIAVIKDGFNTEMEFLSRLEGDGLSYESLWQRIYNDILKTKTVDYFVKSKIESHPQEIEEYYFANEDEFIAPEAFKVEKIYVKKIENSKNRIDQIRLLIEKKVPFEILVQNHSDSLADNVREGEWLFKGRVSEDIANAVFGLNVGEVSDIVETESAYYIFKVAAKAEAHLEKLDKVKNRVYNSLYQKKFSEKYNEFITELKEDAQIDIKI
- the pdxA gene encoding 4-hydroxythreonine-4-phosphate dehydrogenase PdxA, encoding MSLSQSLKRMPKSTLKYKKILLYTLGDPAGVGSEIIIKSLSQREVLDSAIHLIIADHRSILQAVSILKSKISLNPMTDFNSNLLEAGALNILDLSNAPDVELTRPDAASAKASLEYLDKAVDIIKKYGSDIASLITLPVSKEEISSLGVGFKGHTEYLKERFSVDSVLMVFLTPVFYLYLATRHIPLREVSAHIDYFELKDAIKKMDSFFSRIDKHKPKIAVLGLNPHGGENGIIGDEEVLIIKPLIEELKAEGLNIDGPYPGDGFFRNRERFNYNIVVSLYHDQTLPVIKAMFDNTVNFTLGLPFLRFSPDHGPAYDIAGEGIANPASLLKAIEYSLTLNVS